The Lutzomyia longipalpis isolate SR_M1_2022 chromosome 2, ASM2433408v1 DNA window ttattaattattgttttttggcgaatttattcaaaatctgATGCAACAGTCAAGGGCATAGCTAGAAATGTGTTTAAGGGTTGCAGCTTTTGATagtttggcattttttgacatttcttagtgatttttaaattttttgtttaatatttttttacgtttgtCATTCATCCTAACGTTTATCATTCATTCAAACATTTGAccttttattgtttcttttttacagtttgacgttcattttattgataaactGTCTTTTTCAGCCATTGTTTTATCTTTATTCGTATGATTTGACGTTTATTAGCGTCTGACATTTCTTTGTTAACGTTTATCGTTCATTTTAGcgcttaatgattttttttaacctttatCATTTCTCTTCTAAAGCTTACTCTAACAAGTGAACTATCTTTCCTATTGATTGACGTatcttttaacgtttgacgttaaaTACGTCAGGTCgttactttttaatttttttgttatattttatcgtagaaataattatttttgaccTTTAAAGAGAAACcgtaaaagctttaaaagtttttagagTGTTAAACCATAAACTTTTCCCCTCTAACTACGGAACTAGGAAATATTCGTTTTTCGTTTAGTTTTGtttaaagaacattttgaatgttttcaaaatattttttttagtgttttacatttttttttttcaaataatctggagcaaatttattaattttctacgaaagaaaattaaaaacttaacttattttctttgcaatagTTTGCCCTTTTTTGGAAGCTTTAAGACTTCATATAAATGCCCCTTTTTTGCCTCATTGCGAAGAATTATCTTTGAATGTCCTCTGGAGTGTATCCAACACATTTTCTCGTGTTTCAATACTTTTCCAAGGAAACTATCGAgttgatttgtttttcttcttaaacaagaaaaaaattgaattacttCCAAGAATGTTGAgaaatttccattcaattgATCTTGAAAGTCTTGAAAAGAACAAACTATACGTacaagttttttatttttaagtgaGAAAAATCGATTTTGACTGAACAAGAGGTGAGGTGTTTGGGTGTGAGAAGcaatttcaattattcaattaactCTCTCTCACTCGTGTTTGCTATTTTAAATACTACCTAAAGGTACCTTACAAagctaaaaaatcaataaaagaggatttttttctgtttttctttttgttgaataaaaaatatggaaaatagAGCCTTAAGCTGATTCTAAAATTGTCTCTCAAGTCATATAAGATTAGATCTGGTGGAGAGATGATCAATTTTGCAAGCTATTCATGCTCCCCGTGAGTCATGTTTGAAGGTGAaattcattctctctctctctcgttccAGACAACACTTTGAAGActattttgtacaatttgccGGCAAATGATACAACTGTGGCCTCTGGATTTTGCGATGGTGAGAAAAATGTCCTCCAGCTTGTGTGGAAGAAATCCAGCTGGGTCAGCCTTACGTTCACCTCCAATAGTACAGTGAAGGAATACAAATTGAATGAGCTTCGATTTGATCTCAATGCATCGGACATTTTCCCAGATGCTCAAGGTAAACAagatcaaactttttttttggctttttttttatcaactttCGCCTTTCTAATAATTCTTTGCAGCTAATCAAACGCTGACATTGGTGCACAAGAAGAGTGAATTCACAACACCCATCACGATGTCCTACCACTGCACTCGTGCCCAGACGCTGAATCTCACATCGGCCGATGCCACCGAAGTCACCGTCCTGGGTCAGGCTCTTGTGTCTCGCCTCCAGCTCGAGGCATTCCACACACGCGATTCAGATTCCTTCTCAACCGCCAAAGATTGCGATGCCATCGACACACCGGACATTGTACCCATTGCCGTGGGATGTGCCCTAGCTGGGCTCGTAGTTATTGTCCTCATTGCCTACCTCGTGGGGCGACGTAGGGCTCAGGCTCGTGGATATTTGAGCATGTAAAGGAGCGTCGTGTCacgcaagagagagagagagtggaaGCTGGATTAGTCGCCCGTCATACCcttcaaataatatttcatcCTCAATTGCTGGATTTtacgtttttctttcttttttttcgtcttgaaTATAACGCGAAAAGGCGTGTTTTTTCCGTCAATtttaacaataataaaaaatccccgatttaaatgaaaatgagtaaatttagtacatattTACCACAaaagagtttaaaataaaaatgattggaTGCTGTAGgtgtagattttttaaaaggagtCAATAAAATTGGTTGGATTtactgagagagagagagtaatttttaagtatttttcattttgtttttgggTAGTTTCTTGTTCCGGAAGTGATGCTGACGTAtgagataaatattaaatggaTGATTTGACGTACACCCTGTAGCTATGCCAAGGAAACCCTAAGATTCTAAGAAAACGAATCCCTCAATTTGCTGACAATCCggacgttaaaaaaattaattacttacGTTTTAATCTTCAGCTTCAACCTATTCAGCGGtctttaaattcttccttATTCTTGACAAGAAAGATAtagtttattttccatttgatgGAGAGTCTACAAAGACGCTGGAGAGATCATCCGGGAGCACTACATCTTCCGGCTTGCTTTTGTGACGCCTACAGgatatttaaatcaatttttcaaagaagaaattagttgatttgcacaaaaaatataaaaataagatACTTACGAGGCTATTGAGTGATTTTAGCTTGAATTTGtttggaaataattaattcttcaagcttaacctctaggccgccaagcggggtcgttgaacgaccccagccctatatttcgtgctataacttaataaatataaaagataccattcccatcttttggaaataagttctttggttatctgaggaggttgtgtaaaaatttcagcgcaatccgtccaccacaagaaaagttattaaggaaaatgtagaagaagggaattcaaaaattggtgtaacggccatgctgcggaaaatttcttagaatgaagttagtcacatcataaatgatatggttgaagggggttgaagggttgtgtttactttctcactttaccttctcagtgtcaaaattatcgcgaataagtaacataaacaacataaaacataattagaagcatataagtgtgcaaaacaataaagaatattcgagaaatattgtcATTTATCagggtgcgggaagtgaggggaatgtggggaaatggtgaaaaaaatagcagttgcagtcaacttcgtggcaaatttctcaagaagaaattgtgaaaaatgagtgaaaaatgtttttccctaatatcttcttctgcgtgtttccgggtggcgaatttgtgatgcaaggggcaagaggactatataaggagtctaaaggtagtgacccgacagttcccggttttatagtttatgagaaaatcgacttccttcttggggtcgttcaacgaccccaccttggcgctctaaggaagctccaaggtcttggcggccagcaggttaaatcACGTGAGAAGTTTTGTGATGAATCAGCCATCTTTTGGACTGcgttgaatttggcgccctaagTAGTTCCAGAAGCCACCACTACTGCTTCCCTCACATTGTCAGTTTTTCGcgattttctcgcgttttccgccaaTTTTTCCTGGGAAATTCTgcggaaaattgaaaatataaataatcaatttaaatttaaagttttcggCGGGCAAAGGCATTGGGAACGAGCATGGGAGAAACATGCCATGAAACGTCCATGATACACTGACCGGGAAAGCAGCGCCAAAAGGTCATAAAGTGAATCAAAAATCGCGACGTGAGCGCCGCACACGACGAAaggtggaaagaaaaaaagtcttatcagaaagaattttatttttttgtaaaaaaggtgcgaaagtgaaaattcccaGGCGCTAAATGCATCCATTTCGGTACAATTAGTGCTCGTGTGTCCACTGTGTCCGGCTGGCTTTGCAAGTTTCCGCGCGAGAGACAAGAGAAAAATGATTGTCTCGTGATCCCCGAAAAAGGCAGTCGAAaaattcgccattttgtgttcttgttttttttaaaataatcacACAGTTTATTCGGGTTTTTCGTTGGTTCGccgcttctttttttccacctccgTTCATCACCCTCATTTCACACACCGTACTTGTGCCCGCCCCAGCATTTGTCATACCCACCCTCAATCCGGGAACGCACAGCAAAGGGAAAAAGCGACGTGTGTCACCCTCTAGTTCCATCATTCTCACTGACTGGCCCCCACTTTCCGGGACGACACGCGGGGCTGTTACCGTGGTGTTTGTGTTATTGTGTGGATGTACCCCGTGGGACACATTGGACGACGACTACTCTGAGACAACAGCAGCCCCCGTGTTGTTTTGCCAAGGCCACACAGGGCGGCCCGCCAGGTGAGAACGAAAAAAACGACGTCGACGTCAAAGTTGGGAGGAGAGTCACGTCGCGGACGACAACCCCTTCCCATCCCGGACTACACGCTCGCGGAAGGGATAACTAACCGGATTCAGTGGTAGCCGATAAATACCCCGTGGGCCCCAATCAGACGGCGCCGCTCCCTTCCCCCCACGGACACGAGACTCTGCATGACCACGATATAAAATTGGGTCAATAATCAAGATGGAGCACCACAAACTGATTCCATTTCTGCGATATTCACTGGCACTTTTGCTATTTTTAGCGATTTCGGCACAAGGTATGTACTATTCATTTATTACTATCATCCCGCGAGCTTCCTCCTCCTCAGCCTTGCTTCCTTCCCTTCCCCATTCCCCCgtttctttctcttctcctCCACATCCCGCAAAGCACGTGCGTTCCTTTCCACCAAAATCCATTCCTTCAgaagaaatctttttcttgTATCGCGAAGGATAAACACTCTGTCTTGTGTCCGGGCAGCGTGTACTGCACATTTTCCGGAACTTTTACTCAGTCAGGATGTGTGAGTGAGTGGGTggaggtgtgtgtgtgtgtgttgtccCTGTTGTAGGTGACATCCTTATCACCAATTACTCTCTCTCAGTGTTGTTACGTAATTCTCGTTGGCATTGAATGCACCAGCGCGTGTCATTCGTCTCAGGGCCTCACCCCACATCCTCCCCCACCCCCCTTCCTTAGTTCATCGTTGGGCAAAAGCAGCCCCCCCCCCGCTTTTGTGGCCCCGCGCGGTGTGAGATTGACAATCATTCCAGGGTCGTggcaagcaaaaaaaaaaaccactcCCAAGAGCCATCTACTAAACTACCTGCCACACGGCTCCTAAAAGCCACCCACCTCATTGTCTCcccaataaattcttcttatcAACCAATCTCCGGCAACAACTACTGGGTACACACATAACTTCATTAGCTGTACAAACTCATATAGGCCAGAGATTAGGGTGcaattcatcattttcccACGAGAGATCcgtcttgtttttttttcttatcacaaatgcgctcttaaaaaaaagctggGATGTTTGTCTCAGagataagaatattttaatttttttctctaggTTCCTTAGAAGTAGTTAAAGGTGAGAGAATGTACTGTAAAATGGGGTAAATTGGAgcaatttttttagtttaaccctttaacgtccaacgtgaaacataaaaacattgaaacatgcgcttttttatcgcgatttttattctatgaattttttagagaacttttctcactcagaacgtcttctttgaccccttatgcgtgaatttgatgcatttgtaacatggaaaaacaattacattcataaataaaaataattgaaaaaataaaatgtttcacgttttgggtcagcgtatgacccaaaaaaccttaaagggttaacctTCCGTATGCActgaggggtaggtgaccgaccccagagcgatatttttccattaattccgccttaatcataaaaaaaactatttaaaatttattcttaaatggTTTTaggagtctattaaagctcatttaacagaaagaatttgctttttttgcgaaaaattctatgagGTTGGTTACCTATCCCATAGAAATGCGCAtaagtgttttggtcacagtatacggagtgttaaaaatactcaacTTAAGAAGTTATACTGATTATTACTAATTTAGGGTAATTTCGAGTCTACAACgatgaaggaaataaaatataatgaattAGATTAATAGACTGTTTAGTTACACTCCCTTGAAATCACCCCTTTCTGGTATCATGAAATACTCTTAATTAtctttgaaattcatcaaagaaaaattattgtctcttattccgttttttttttagccttCTCTTCTTATTTTTGTCTCAATGACTAATGAAATCATAGAtcgtataatttttttttaatagttttgaAAGAATGCATTTCACTATACAATTTCCGAGGAATGAAGTAATTATTTCTCACAGAGAGTCgttgaaaatgtaaattgaaaagataaaGATTGTTTGTGATTGAAGGTCACATTCCGTTGTGCAAATTCCAAAGTAAAACCTTAACTGACTGCGATAGTGATCTACtctttcaatattaatttcttaattgttAAGAGCTTTAAATGGTTGAAGAGCTCTTTTGACCGGAAACTTCCAAgcatttcattgataaattagCTGATTCATTTATCTTATTaacttcattttattcttggaagaaaatgatttaattactaacatttaattctctttctaACTAAAATTTGAAGGGTGTCTGTGCTGTCTACAaattttggattattttagaagctttttgaattcttttttgtattgaTTATTAAGTCGAATATCTTCCTAAATCCCTAAATATTCCCTGTTCCTACAAAAAATTCTGCGGTGAATTAGGGCATATTtagtagaatttttaaatctatagagaaatagaatattttaatttcctatCGAATATTTTACaggtaaattttaaataaaacttcaagCCTTTTTATGgtttcaatttaaagaaatagacattgattttttatttgctataaattcatgaattttcagacaaaaaagaatttataaagaagctAAAGAAATGATAATTCAGAATTTAAtagattaaaattgaattatttgaataattttcttaaatcaattATACAAGTTCTCTCTTAGTCAGGTGCATGGATGACAAATTTATGGTTTAACAATATTCTACCTACGTACAGCTCTCCAAGTATCTTAAATTAACTTATGAGATTCGTCATGAACATTAATTCTGtcatgtatataattttctgtGGGGAAATACTCTATAATTACTTATCAAGTAGAATTAGTAGAGTTTCTTAATAATTTGTAAGAAATCTGTgataaaagggaaaaattctttctttagaatttatcATTCTATTAgtaattttgctaaaattttaaaaataatataaatcaaGTTTCTTAACAacaacaaagaaaaacttccaacAATGACGTGGTGTGTCAGTTTAATTTACAACGTGTCTCTCTATACAAAAGTTCCCGGAAAGACGTGTTAatttgctttttctttttcatgagCTTCTCTTGGTTTCTCTTGAGC harbors:
- the LOC129790568 gene encoding lysosome-associated membrane glycoprotein 1-like, with the protein product MAYRKIAILLLVFVAAQQIHGADSKADTPVDPPTSSTVQPPPETTTDKTSTTTTTTEPTTSTESTTTTTTTTTPPTTTTTTTTEAPTTTSTAAPPAPTPKPGPLPKPDMGKWHYRNSTTNQTCIIVQMAVQLNVTYALKDNTLKTILYNLPANDTTVASGFCDGEKNVLQLVWKKSSWVSLTFTSNSTVKEYKLNELRFDLNASDIFPDAQANQTLTLVHKKSEFTTPITMSYHCTRAQTLNLTSADATEVTVLGQALVSRLQLEAFHTRDSDSFSTAKDCDAIDTPDIVPIAVGCALAGLVVIVLIAYLVGRRRAQARGYLSM